The DNA segment tttttaaccgttCTGAGCAGCGTGGCGGCTCCGATTTTTGTTATGGGGTTGCGAGAGAGCTGAAACGCACACGCAAAGACCAAACATGATCTCAAATTCATAGGGTGCAATGACGTTAAAATCGTTACAATGAAGTATTGCTGCAGGAGTCTTTTACTCACTTTGAGAACCTCGAGGGTTTCGTTGGTGGCCAGGCCCTGGCAGAGCAGCCTTACAGCTTCATCGTCCACACAGTTAATGCTGAGGTCCAGCAGCACAAGTGTGTCATTTTGTTGCAGCACTTCAGCCATCAGCTGTACCTCTGGACAGCCAAATCCACTGTTCGACAGctggagctgcttcagtgttgcGTTTAcctgaggaaagaaaaggggGGAGAGAAGGTCAGCAACGAGAGTTAACAAAACTGAACTCTTTGCTCGAGTGTGTCATTTTAGTCACCTTTAGACCAGCAATCAGAGCCGCATTGCCACGTATAAGAAAGTGATTCCAGCTCAGATTTAGGACTTCAATACCGATGTTCTCTGCTACAAGGAagtgaaatacacatttttacaaagtcACAATACATTTGAGACTAATCTACAAGCTACATGTAAAATTTTCTCAAGTTCAAGAAATACTTTAGGAATACTTAATACTTTACTATTAAGTAATATATCAGTGGGTCACATTTCTCTTTTATAGgcctgcttgtttgttttcataattACTTTAGTTTAGAAAGTCTGTACAGCAGCCAATCCAGGACTTCAAACTGCTGAAAATCAAATGCTGCCCAACCAAAGTACATCTGATCATCACACGGAATAAGATGAAGTATATAGTATTtagttctttatgttttgttgaTGCATTTTGATTGCCTGCTAATTTGCTCTGCTGGCTTTACTTCTACTACCAGACAGCCAttgcttcagttttatttcttcccTACTGCTGACGAGATATAAATTCAAGTTCGAGTTCAAGAccaaaaacagtcagaaaattaaaaaatgtgttattttaaaatccccttttttttgtttcagttctatttcTTATTTAAATAGTAGCTGTATGTATGGAAATGTATGTaatgtatgtaaatatataatGTGACTTTTTACCGGTAGTTAAAATCACAAAATGAACCACCTGCAATACTTCCACAGCCCACCAGGAGGCTACAACAcccactttgagaatcaatgcCGTGCAGCagaatttgtctttttctctaAAATACTTAAACTACTACAATGATATAGTATAATATCATAAGGGCACACTGACTATATTTCATAATGGAAGGAAactcaacaacaagaacaatAATGCTCAAACAGCCTTCACAGTATATCTACTAATAAGAAGCTATAATCCTCAGCTTTTTAGCAACTTTCTTTCCCTGACTCTCATTGCATGATCTATAATATTCTTTGTTATCACTACAGAGGTGTCCTCCCACATGAAGGTTTATTTATACGGTGCAAAATTGCCTCAAGGTACTTCCTATCTTCACGGAAACAGGGAGGGGGTAGCCATCAGTGGCAACTGATTGTGGGTGATGGGAGAGAGAGCACAACTCGCAGAGAGAGAAGGCCGAATCTAATGACATGCTGAGTGCTGACAAGGTGAGCGGAGAGGAAATGCTCAGTGGATCACAGGAAGTCACACAGCAGTTTGTGCCTATAACAAGTAACTAAGGGATCCTTCTGAGTCACCTGattcagccctaactataaaCTTCATCAAAAAGtcaaatcttaaaagtagagaaacACCAGAGAGTGAAGAGTGAAGTTCTCTATTAGGACAATATGGTActacaccagcggtccccaaccttttttgcgccacggaccggtttatgcccaacaatattttcatggaccggcctttaaggttgtcgcggataaatacaacaaaataaaactagtactggtaccgaaaaaaagaacatttattcataacacacctgAAAAGCCCAAGGAAAACcaagtaaacgataaaaacgacaacaaaataacgctgaaaactgataaaaaccctgaaaactatacatttcacacctgagcctcaaccgtcgcggcccggtaccaaacgactcacggaccggtaccggtccgaggcccgggggttggggaccgctgtactACACGGTCCATATTGTCCTAATAcggcctgattattcaaaatgctgtttgtaaggaaaacaattttaaattctagacttaacagggagccaatgcagagagagagaaatttaCAGCTGGATGTTCCAAAGTGAGGATAGCTTGTTTCTACCCTAACGCTTAAAGCCCAGATGCTATTCCAAAATTGTCAAAAGCTGCTTCATCATTAGAATTtctaatttacaaaaaaaaaaagtaaagctttGCATTAATTTGAAGGATCTAATGTGAACAGAAATAGAGATGATCTGTACCTAACATGACACCCAAGTCTTCTCCTCCTGCATCGCAGATGCAGTTGTAACTGAGGTCAAGATCTTTGACCACAAAATCATTCTGTTAGATAGGAAACAAAATTCTGAATTGCAGCTTAAAGCATATATAGACGTGACACATATAGACATGTGTAATTCATTATGCGGCATTCGGCAGTCTGCACTCACCTTTAATGCTTCTGCCAAGCATTTAGCTGCAGCGTCACTAAAGTCATTTTCTAAGAGAACAAAGGGAAATGAGAGAATTACCTTCTTCATTTCGCTGCTGTATTACAGTGATAGACAGAAGTTCATGTCAGCATAGCTTAAGACTTGGCTGAGCACCTGAGAGGTTGATGGATTTGAGCTTACGATTGTCTGACAGCATTTTGGAGATAACCTCTGCTCCTTTAAGGCCCAGCTTGTTGTCAGAAAGATTCTGAAGAAAAGACAAGAttgagatttttgttttttaaataacattaagGCCATTTCTCTTGCACATACAGCAAGAGGATTACATCTACACAAAACTGTAGTTTTGAATGTGATATTTTTAAAGTCGTTACTAGACTCTGAATGCTGATGTTTTCAAAAAGCATCGCCATCAGATACTGTGTCCCTTCAGCCTGAAGTGAGTTCCCTTTCAACTCGAGGTGGGTGACTACACCGTGActctaaaacattaaaaaataaattaataaaaaatgataCAATATTGTTTAAAAAGTACAAACTCATTTGAAATATGTTACAGACTCATTACATGACCAGAACTTGATCCAGCATGACCTACACCATCTTAATTTGGGGATTGCATGAATAGCTAGAAAAAAGGATTACTTTCAGAAGGATAGCCAGAGCTTTGGCCCCCAGAGGTCCCAGCCCATAGTAATTCAGGTCTAGAATAGCATCATCCAAGTGGCAGAGGATGTAGGAAACAGGAACGGCTCCTGTCTGCTTGCAGGCCTTTAGATACACGTCTGATGGAGACAAATTCAATCTCCTGCTGGAGgtgaaaactgaaatgaaaataagaagACGTGACgggtaaataaaaaacacatctaCTATTACGGAATTGTTTTGCTCCATGAACATACTATCGTCTTCCAGGTCAGTACTGCATTCATCATCACTGTGCCCTGCTTGGCCCTTAGTGAACTTGATTTCCTCCTGGGATCCTCTGGACAGGACTGACTGAACAGAGAGCTGCTGCTTTTCCTCTTGTGAATTGGACTGAAAATCCACACTGTCTTCATGGATGTTATTCATCACGGCACAAGATCCT comes from the Astatotilapia calliptera chromosome 15, fAstCal1.2, whole genome shotgun sequence genome and includes:
- the LOC113037263 gene encoding leucine-rich repeat-containing protein 74A-like isoform X6: MNNIHEDSVDFQSNSQEEKQQLSVQSVLSRGSQEEIKFTKGQAGHSDDECSTDLEDDIFTSSRRLNLSPSDVYLKACKQTGAVPVSYILCHLDDAILDLNYYGLGPLGAKALAILLKSHGVVTHLELKGNSLQAEGTQYLMAMLFENISIQSLNLSDNKLGLKGAEVISKMLSDNQNDFSDAAAKCLAEALKNDFVVKDLDLSYNCICDAGGEDLGVMLAENIGIEVLNLSWNHFLIRGNAALIAGLKVNATLKQLQLSNSGFGCPEVQLMAEVLQQNDTLVLLDLSINCVDDEAVRLLCQGLATNETLEVLKLSRNPITKIGAATLLRTVKKNMKSALEEIDISSVLVCETFVELLEETRVTRPALRFQYYILPSVTKNLLALGIFKKFFEEQNKSIMDFFQALDKEGTMKVSTSAFRKAVKEANIPLDQQQLGWLVRKFDKNCTATIVYSQLTELS
- the LOC113037263 gene encoding leucine-rich repeat-containing protein 74A-like isoform X3, producing MNNIHEDSVDFQSNSQEEKQQLSVQSVLSRGSQEEIKFTKGQAGHSDDECSTDLEDDIFTSSRRLNLSPSDVYLKACKQTGAVPVSYILCHLDDAILDLNYYGLGPLGAKALAILLKSHGVVTHLELKGNSLQAEGTQYLMAMLFENISIQSLNLSDNKLGLKGAEVISKMLSDNRKLKSINLSENDFSDAAAKCLAEALKNDFVVKDLDLSYNCICDAGGEDLGVMLENIGIEVLNLSWNHFLIRGNAALIAGLKVNATLKQLQLSNSGFGCPEVQLMAEVLQQNDTLVLLDLSINCVDDEAVRLLCQGLATNETLEVLKLSRNPITKIGAATLLRTVKKNMKSALEEIDISSVLVCETFVELLEETRVTRPALRFQYYILPSVTKNLLALGIFKKFFEEQNKSIMDFFQALDKEGTMKVSTSAFRKAVKEANIPLDQQQLGWLVRKFDKNCTATIVYSQLTELS
- the LOC113037263 gene encoding leucine-rich repeat-containing protein 74A-like isoform X4, encoding MNNIHEDSVDFQSNSQEEKQQLSVQSVLSRGSQEEIKFTKGQAGHSDDECSTDLEDDIFTSSRRLNLSPSDVYLKACKQTGAVPVSYILCHLDDAILDLNYYGLGPLGAKALAILLKSHGVVTHLELKGNSLQAEGTQYLMAMLFENISIQSLNLSDNKLGLKGAEVISKMLSDNRKLKSINLSENDFSDAAAKCLAEALKNDFVVKDLDLSYNCICDAGGEDLGVMLAENIGIEVLNLSWNHFLIRGNAALIAGLKVNATLKQLQLSNSGFGCPEVQLMAEVLQQNDTLVLLDLSINCVDDEAVRLLCQGLATNETLEVLKLSRNPITKIGAATLLRTVKKNMKSALEEIDISSVLVCETFVELLEETRVTRPALRFQYYILPSVTKNLLALGIFKKFFEEQNKSIMDFFQALDKEGTMKVSTSAFRKAVKVRLTQLGWLVRKFDKNCTATIVYSQLTELS
- the LOC113037263 gene encoding leucine-rich repeat-containing protein 74A-like isoform X1, with the translated sequence MNNIHEDSVDFQSNSQEEKQQLSVQSVLSRGSQEEIKFTKGQAGHSDDECSTDLEDDIFTSSRRLNLSPSDVYLKACKQTGAVPVSYILCHLDDAILDLNYYGLGPLGAKALAILLKSHGVVTHLELKGNSLQAEGTQYLMAMLFENISIQSLNLSDNKLGLKGAEVISKMLSDNRKLKSINLSENDFSDAAAKCLAEALKNDFVVKDLDLSYNCICDAGGEDLGVMLAENIGIEVLNLSWNHFLIRGNAALIAGLKVNATLKQLQLSNSGFGCPEVQLMAEVLQQNDTLVLLDLSINCVDDEAVRLLCQGLATNETLEVLKLSRNPITKIGAATLLRTVKKNMKSALEEIDISSVLVCETFVELLEETRVTRPALRFQYYILPSVTKNLLALGIFKKFFEEQNKSIMDFFQALDKEGTMKVSTSAFRKAVKEANIPLDQQQLGWLVRKFDKNCTATIVYSQLTELS
- the LOC113037263 gene encoding leucine-rich repeat-containing protein 74A-like isoform X5, yielding MNNIHEDSVDFQSNSQEEKQQLSVQSVLSRGSQEEIKFTKGQAGHSDDECSTDLEDDIFTSSRRLNLSPSDVYLKACKQTGAVPVSYILCHLDDAILDLNYYGLGPLGAKALAILLKSHGVVTHLELKGNSLQAEGTQYLMAMLFENISIQSLNLSDNKLGLKGAEVISKMLSDNRKLKSINLSENDFSDAAAKCLAEALKNDFVVKDLDLSYNCICDAGGEDLGVMLAENIGIEVLNLSWNHFLIRGNAALIAGLKVNATLKQLQLSNSGFGCPEVQLMAEVLQQNDTLVLLDLSINCVDDEAVRLLCQGLATNETLEVLKLSRNPITKIGAATLLRTVKKNMKSALEEIDISSVLVCETFVELLEETRVTRPALRFQYYILPSVTKNLLALGIFKKFFEEQNKSIMDFFQALDKEGTMKVSTSAFRKAVKQLGWLVRKFDKNCTATIVYSQLTELS
- the LOC113037263 gene encoding leucine-rich repeat-containing protein 74A-like isoform X2, which encodes MNNIHEDSVDFQSNSQEEKQQLSVQSVLSRGSQEEIKFTKGQAGHSDDECSTDLEDDIFTSSRRLNLSPSDVYLKACKQTGAVPVSYILCHLDDAILDLNYYGLGPLGAKALAILLKSHGVVTHLELKGNSLQAEGTQYLMAMLFENISIQSLNLSDNKLGLKGAEVISKMLSDNRKLKSINLSENDFSDAAAKCLAEALKNDFVVKDLDLSYNCICDAGGEDLGVMLAENIGIEVLNLSWNHFLIRGNAALIAGLKVNATLKQLQLSNSGFGCPEVQLMAEVLQQNDTLVLLDLSINCVDDEAVRLLCQGLATNETLEVLKLSRNPITKIGAATLLRTVKKNMKSALEEIDISSVLVCETFVELLEETRVTRPALRFQYYILPSVTKNLLALGIFKKFFEEQNKSIMDFFQALDKEGTMKVSTSAFRKAVKEANIPLDQQQLGWLVRKFDKNCTATIVYSVVQTFV
- the LOC113037263 gene encoding leucine-rich repeat-containing protein 74A-like isoform X7 translates to MNNIHEDSVDFQSNSQEEKQQLSVQSVLSRGSQEEIKFTKGQAGHSDDECSTDLEDDIFTSSRRLNLSPSDVYLKACKQTGAVPVSYILCHLDDAILDLNYYGLGPLGAKALAILLKNLSDNKLGLKGAEVISKMLSDNRKLKSINLSENDFSDAAAKCLAEALKNDFVVKDLDLSYNCICDAGGEDLGVMLAENIGIEVLNLSWNHFLIRGNAALIAGLKVNATLKQLQLSNSGFGCPEVQLMAEVLQQNDTLVLLDLSINCVDDEAVRLLCQGLATNETLEVLKLSRNPITKIGAATLLRTVKKNMKSALEEIDISSVLVCETFVELLEETRVTRPALRFQYYILPSVTKNLLALGIFKKFFEEQNKSIMDFFQALDKEGTMKVSTSAFRKAVKEANIPLDQQQLGWLVRKFDKNCTATIVYSQLTELS